One Scomber scombrus chromosome 1, fScoSco1.1, whole genome shotgun sequence DNA segment encodes these proteins:
- the sltm gene encoding SAFB-like transcription modulator isoform X1: MASGAISTESKKISELRVVDLKSELKRRNLDSTGVKSVLLARLKQAIEDEDGDPENIQLHLSADTPPRKGGKPKGKKADSDADTMTEDVFSKESEEYESEKDVTDTDDGTRENSKPAPSEDSLAQPEAEALAEAEPESEAMVAEADSEPEADAEDEPEADAEDEPEPEPEADAEDEPEADADAEPEVDEDADPEMDEEAEPEAESELAEMDSEAMNSSKEAEDDHLSVSIQNEDAITLDVDGDDLLETGKHVKLPDPEAEKGTDEPEASAETGPDDDMKAEETEGHKDGKKDDGSREPTKKDSREALKKAETGDKEKDSGKKGPSTTGASGQAKSSSRDRDGKAAKDEKGVVSSSSNSSSRNIWVSGLSSNTKAADLKNLFGKYGKVLSAKVVTNARSPGSKCYGLVTMSSSTEVTRCVSHLDCTELHGQQIYVERAKNDPFKKEPSKKEAEDKASSSKSSDKRSSTGMKLTNKTQPSYKKEDKKMDKQPEKERDLSKKQEAKSGKSDSASPNSGQGSSKKDDRKHGRAKSPGKMMMADHAKDSNMGKMRPFRRGRYFDKPFVNMNFQRRPKWLIPPEEFEMMRDKQRPFTNKGEDMDILPFEKIKEQRMRERMARMERARRAVELRRRREIAERERRERERVRLLREREERENLLRERQRLEMERQKLERERLERERLERERIRIEQERRKETERMAREREELRRQQEQLRYEQEKRNNLKRGREVEHGRRDDSYWNGNKKIQSDSDVRLNQGSNYNRQHNRFSNFNPRERGRFPEPAVEQPNTYDRRNRFDGEPEVKKSRPAPHRESSGFERYPKNFDTVRRAEPPPPPRTELRDTDRRERDERRPVPMHDRPMGARAAMPGMSHNRSPRDGGHGWKNDGGMNANKGDMRGPMRMRAERSGRDGPGPSLRGGSSARGGRSSFNDRDGGRPMVMSDQPFSSGRQVVVERHSREQGLRKEWHGGSSSQGAGFPDNRRMGDNRGSMMAPPSSHSSSGMNRIVQITNNPIPSGGNVGGFKPFKGTPRQF, encoded by the exons ATGTAACTGATACAGATGATGGTACTCGTGAAAATTCTAAGCCTGCACCCAGTGAGGACAGCCTTGCTCAGCCTGAGGCTGAGGCCCTGGCTGAGGCCGAACCAGAATCAGAAGCTATGGTGGCTGAGGCTGACTCAGAGCCAGAGGCGGATGCTGAGGATGAGCCAGAGGCGGATGCTGAGGatgagccagagccagagccagaggcGGATGCTGAGGATGAGCCAGAGGCCGACGCAGACGCTGAGCCAGAGGTGGATGAGGATGCAGACCCAGAGATGGATGAGGAGGCTGAGCCAGAGGCGGAGAGTGAACTGGCTGAGATGGATTCTGAAGCCATGAATTCCTCTAAAGAAGCTGAGGATGATCACCTATCCGTCTCAATCCAAAATGAAGATGCCATCACCCTAGATGTTGATGGGGACGATCTCCTGGAAACAGGTAAACATGTGAAACTTCCAGATCCAGAGGCAGAGAAGGGCACTGATGAGCCAGAGGCCTCTGCTGAGACGGGCCCAGATGATGACATGAAGGCGGAAGAGACCGAGGGCCACAAAGATGGTAAGAAAGATGATGGATCCAGGGAGCCCACGAAGAAAGACAGCAGAGAGGCCTTGAAGAAAGCTGAAACGGGAGATAAAGAAAAGGATTCTGGGAAGAAAGGCCCCTCCACTACTGGGGCATCAGGTCAAGCAAAGAG CTCTTCAAGAGACAGAGACGGAAAAGCTGCAAAGGATGAAAAAG GAGTTGTCAGCagtagcagcaacagcagctctCGTAACATTTGGGTGAGCGGCCTGTCATCAAACACCAAAGCAGCTGATCTGAAGAACCTGTTTGGCAAATACGGGAAG GTTCTAAGTGCGAAGGTGGTTACAAATGCTCGCAGTCCTGGTTCAAAGTGCTACGGCTTGGTGACGATGTCTTCTAGCACAGAAGTGACACGGTGTGTCTCCCACCTCGACTGTACAGAGCTCCACGGGCAGCAGATATATGTCGAAAGG gcCAAAAATGATCCATTCAAAAAAGAGCCCTCAAAGAAGGAAGCAGAGGACAAAGCAAGTTCCAGCAAATCAAGTGATAAGCGCAGCTCCACCGGGATGAAATTGACAAACAA AACACAGCCATCTTACAAAAAAGAGGACAAGAAAATGGATAAACAGccagaaaaggagagagattTATCCAAGAAACAGGAGGCTAAAAGTGGAAAATCTGACTCAGCTTCACCTAACTCGGGCCAAGGTTCCTCGAAGAAAGATGACAGAAAGCATGGGA GGGCAAAGAGTCCAGGCAAGATGATGATGGCCGATCATGCCAAAGATTCTAATATGGGCAAAATGAGACCTTTTAGAAGGGGACGGTATTTTGATAAA ccgTTTGTTAACATGAATTTTCAAAGACGGCCCAAGTGGTTGATTCCTCCTGAAGAG TTCGAGATGATGAGAGACAAACAGCGACCTTTTACTAATAAAGGGGAAGACATGGACATCCTGCCTTTTGAGAAGATAAAGGAGCAGAGGATGCGTGAAAGGATGGCTCGTATGGAGCGTGCACGTAGAGCTGTAGAGTTACGCAG GCGACGTGAAATTGCAGAAAGAGAACGGCGTGAGCGTGAACGTGTTCGTCTGTTACGGGAGCGTGAAGAACGGGAGAATCTGCTCCGGGAACGCCAGAGACTAGAGATGGAAAGACAAAAGCTGGAGAGAGAGCGCTTGGAGAGGGAGAggcttgagagagagagaatccgTATAGAGCAG GAACGCCGTAAAGAGACAGAGCGCATGGCACGTGAACGTGAGGAGCTACGAAGGCAACAGGAGCAGCTCCGCTATGAGCAGGAAAAGAGAAACAACCTCAAAAGAGGCCGTGAAGTTGAACACGG TCGGAGGGACGATTCCTATTGGAATGGCAACAAGAAGATTCAGTCTGACTCTGATGTCCGTCTGAACCAAGGCTCCAACTACAACCGGCAGCATAACCGCTTTTCAAACTTCAACCCCCGAGAGAGGGGTCGCTTCCCAGAGCCTGCTGTCGAGCAGCCTAACACATATGACAG ACGAAACCGGTTTGATGGTGAGCCTGAAGTAAAAAAGAGTCGCCCTGCTCCTCACAGAGAGAGCTCTGGCTTTGAGCGCTACCCCAAGAACTTTGATACGGTTCGCAGAGCTGAGCCGCCCCCTCCTCCACGCACTGAACTCCGAGACACAGACCGCAGGGAAAGAGATGAGAGACGGCCCGTACCCATGCATGATCGTCCTATGGGAGCTAGAGCTGCAATGCCTGGCATGTCGCATAACCGCTCACCCAGGGATGGAGGGCATGGATGGAAAAATGATGGCGGCATGAATGCCAACAAGGGAGATATGCG AGGACCTATGCGAATGCGTGCAGAGCGATCAGGCAGAGATGGACCTGGTCCATCACTGAGAGGAGGTTCCTCAGCCAGAGGTGGAAGAAGCAGCTTTAATGACCGAGATGGTGGAAGACCCATGGTGATGAGTGACCAG CCATTTAGCTCTGGCCGCCAGGTTGTGGTGGAACGTCACAGCAGGGAGCAGGGACTGAGGAAGGAGTGGCATGGCGGGTCAAGTTCACAGGGCGCAGGATTCCCTGACAATCGCAGAATGGGAGACAACCGGGGCAGCATGATGGCTCCACCTTCCAG TCACTCCTCGTCTGGAATGAACCGAATTGTACAGATCACCAACAACCCCATTCCCAGCGGTGGCAATGTGGGTGGATTCAAGCCCTTCAAAGGAACGCCGCGGCAGTTTTAA
- the sltm gene encoding SAFB-like transcription modulator isoform X2, which produces MCFLFYFLDVTDTDDGTRENSKPAPSEDSLAQPEAEALAEAEPESEAMVAEADSEPEADAEDEPEADAEDEPEPEPEADAEDEPEADADAEPEVDEDADPEMDEEAEPEAESELAEMDSEAMNSSKEAEDDHLSVSIQNEDAITLDVDGDDLLETGKHVKLPDPEAEKGTDEPEASAETGPDDDMKAEETEGHKDGKKDDGSREPTKKDSREALKKAETGDKEKDSGKKGPSTTGASGQAKSSSRDRDGKAAKDEKGVVSSSSNSSSRNIWVSGLSSNTKAADLKNLFGKYGKVLSAKVVTNARSPGSKCYGLVTMSSSTEVTRCVSHLDCTELHGQQIYVERAKNDPFKKEPSKKEAEDKASSSKSSDKRSSTGMKLTNKTQPSYKKEDKKMDKQPEKERDLSKKQEAKSGKSDSASPNSGQGSSKKDDRKHGRAKSPGKMMMADHAKDSNMGKMRPFRRGRYFDKPFVNMNFQRRPKWLIPPEEFEMMRDKQRPFTNKGEDMDILPFEKIKEQRMRERMARMERARRAVELRRRREIAERERRERERVRLLREREERENLLRERQRLEMERQKLERERLERERLERERIRIEQERRKETERMAREREELRRQQEQLRYEQEKRNNLKRGREVEHGRRDDSYWNGNKKIQSDSDVRLNQGSNYNRQHNRFSNFNPRERGRFPEPAVEQPNTYDRRNRFDGEPEVKKSRPAPHRESSGFERYPKNFDTVRRAEPPPPPRTELRDTDRRERDERRPVPMHDRPMGARAAMPGMSHNRSPRDGGHGWKNDGGMNANKGDMRGPMRMRAERSGRDGPGPSLRGGSSARGGRSSFNDRDGGRPMVMSDQPFSSGRQVVVERHSREQGLRKEWHGGSSSQGAGFPDNRRMGDNRGSMMAPPSSHSSSGMNRIVQITNNPIPSGGNVGGFKPFKGTPRQF; this is translated from the exons ATGTGCTTTCTATTCTACTTTTTAG ATGTAACTGATACAGATGATGGTACTCGTGAAAATTCTAAGCCTGCACCCAGTGAGGACAGCCTTGCTCAGCCTGAGGCTGAGGCCCTGGCTGAGGCCGAACCAGAATCAGAAGCTATGGTGGCTGAGGCTGACTCAGAGCCAGAGGCGGATGCTGAGGATGAGCCAGAGGCGGATGCTGAGGatgagccagagccagagccagaggcGGATGCTGAGGATGAGCCAGAGGCCGACGCAGACGCTGAGCCAGAGGTGGATGAGGATGCAGACCCAGAGATGGATGAGGAGGCTGAGCCAGAGGCGGAGAGTGAACTGGCTGAGATGGATTCTGAAGCCATGAATTCCTCTAAAGAAGCTGAGGATGATCACCTATCCGTCTCAATCCAAAATGAAGATGCCATCACCCTAGATGTTGATGGGGACGATCTCCTGGAAACAGGTAAACATGTGAAACTTCCAGATCCAGAGGCAGAGAAGGGCACTGATGAGCCAGAGGCCTCTGCTGAGACGGGCCCAGATGATGACATGAAGGCGGAAGAGACCGAGGGCCACAAAGATGGTAAGAAAGATGATGGATCCAGGGAGCCCACGAAGAAAGACAGCAGAGAGGCCTTGAAGAAAGCTGAAACGGGAGATAAAGAAAAGGATTCTGGGAAGAAAGGCCCCTCCACTACTGGGGCATCAGGTCAAGCAAAGAG CTCTTCAAGAGACAGAGACGGAAAAGCTGCAAAGGATGAAAAAG GAGTTGTCAGCagtagcagcaacagcagctctCGTAACATTTGGGTGAGCGGCCTGTCATCAAACACCAAAGCAGCTGATCTGAAGAACCTGTTTGGCAAATACGGGAAG GTTCTAAGTGCGAAGGTGGTTACAAATGCTCGCAGTCCTGGTTCAAAGTGCTACGGCTTGGTGACGATGTCTTCTAGCACAGAAGTGACACGGTGTGTCTCCCACCTCGACTGTACAGAGCTCCACGGGCAGCAGATATATGTCGAAAGG gcCAAAAATGATCCATTCAAAAAAGAGCCCTCAAAGAAGGAAGCAGAGGACAAAGCAAGTTCCAGCAAATCAAGTGATAAGCGCAGCTCCACCGGGATGAAATTGACAAACAA AACACAGCCATCTTACAAAAAAGAGGACAAGAAAATGGATAAACAGccagaaaaggagagagattTATCCAAGAAACAGGAGGCTAAAAGTGGAAAATCTGACTCAGCTTCACCTAACTCGGGCCAAGGTTCCTCGAAGAAAGATGACAGAAAGCATGGGA GGGCAAAGAGTCCAGGCAAGATGATGATGGCCGATCATGCCAAAGATTCTAATATGGGCAAAATGAGACCTTTTAGAAGGGGACGGTATTTTGATAAA ccgTTTGTTAACATGAATTTTCAAAGACGGCCCAAGTGGTTGATTCCTCCTGAAGAG TTCGAGATGATGAGAGACAAACAGCGACCTTTTACTAATAAAGGGGAAGACATGGACATCCTGCCTTTTGAGAAGATAAAGGAGCAGAGGATGCGTGAAAGGATGGCTCGTATGGAGCGTGCACGTAGAGCTGTAGAGTTACGCAG GCGACGTGAAATTGCAGAAAGAGAACGGCGTGAGCGTGAACGTGTTCGTCTGTTACGGGAGCGTGAAGAACGGGAGAATCTGCTCCGGGAACGCCAGAGACTAGAGATGGAAAGACAAAAGCTGGAGAGAGAGCGCTTGGAGAGGGAGAggcttgagagagagagaatccgTATAGAGCAG GAACGCCGTAAAGAGACAGAGCGCATGGCACGTGAACGTGAGGAGCTACGAAGGCAACAGGAGCAGCTCCGCTATGAGCAGGAAAAGAGAAACAACCTCAAAAGAGGCCGTGAAGTTGAACACGG TCGGAGGGACGATTCCTATTGGAATGGCAACAAGAAGATTCAGTCTGACTCTGATGTCCGTCTGAACCAAGGCTCCAACTACAACCGGCAGCATAACCGCTTTTCAAACTTCAACCCCCGAGAGAGGGGTCGCTTCCCAGAGCCTGCTGTCGAGCAGCCTAACACATATGACAG ACGAAACCGGTTTGATGGTGAGCCTGAAGTAAAAAAGAGTCGCCCTGCTCCTCACAGAGAGAGCTCTGGCTTTGAGCGCTACCCCAAGAACTTTGATACGGTTCGCAGAGCTGAGCCGCCCCCTCCTCCACGCACTGAACTCCGAGACACAGACCGCAGGGAAAGAGATGAGAGACGGCCCGTACCCATGCATGATCGTCCTATGGGAGCTAGAGCTGCAATGCCTGGCATGTCGCATAACCGCTCACCCAGGGATGGAGGGCATGGATGGAAAAATGATGGCGGCATGAATGCCAACAAGGGAGATATGCG AGGACCTATGCGAATGCGTGCAGAGCGATCAGGCAGAGATGGACCTGGTCCATCACTGAGAGGAGGTTCCTCAGCCAGAGGTGGAAGAAGCAGCTTTAATGACCGAGATGGTGGAAGACCCATGGTGATGAGTGACCAG CCATTTAGCTCTGGCCGCCAGGTTGTGGTGGAACGTCACAGCAGGGAGCAGGGACTGAGGAAGGAGTGGCATGGCGGGTCAAGTTCACAGGGCGCAGGATTCCCTGACAATCGCAGAATGGGAGACAACCGGGGCAGCATGATGGCTCCACCTTCCAG TCACTCCTCGTCTGGAATGAACCGAATTGTACAGATCACCAACAACCCCATTCCCAGCGGTGGCAATGTGGGTGGATTCAAGCCCTTCAAAGGAACGCCGCGGCAGTTTTAA